The sequence below is a genomic window from Streptomyces sp. B21-105.
GGCGTCGGCGTACTTCTCCGGGTCGACGACCCAGATGACGGCGTCCACGAGCGCCAGCACCCGATCGACCTGCTCACGGTGCCGCACGGCCGCCGAGTCGTGGTCAGGCAGGTCGATCAGGACGAGCCCGCGCAACTGCGCCTCCGCCTCCGCGCTCTGCACCGGCCGTCTGCGCAGCCGGCCCGGGATGCCGAGCCGGTCGATGAGGGACGACGCGCCGTCGCTCCAGCTGCACACAATGGGCGACGACGTGGTCGGCCGGCGAACGCCCGTCTCCGAAATCGTGACGCCGGCGAGGGCGTTGAACAGCTGCGACTTGCCGCTGCCGGTTGCGCCCGCGAGAGCGACCACGGTGTGCTGCCCGGAGTGTCGGCGCCGGGCGGCCGCCTCGTCCAGGACCCGGCCGGCCTGGGCGAGTGTCCTGCTGTCGAGGCGCGTGCGGGAGAGCCCCACGAGTTCACGCAGCGCCTCCAGCCGCGAGCGCAGCGGCGCGTCGTAGACGAGCGGGGTCGAGGGCAGGGCGCCGCCTCCGCCGCCGGACCGAGCCGCCTTGTCGGCCGCCGCCGCCTGTTCAGCGGCGGCGGCCTCGCTCACACGACGGGCGATGAGACCGTCGTCCCAGGCCTCGTCGGAGTCCTCGTCGGCGTCCGGACGCGGCAGGACGTCGTCCTCGGTCCCGTCGGCCACGCGCGCGTGGCCGGTCGGCTCCTGCGCCGTGCTCTCGGCGCACTCCTGGACGCCGCGGTCCTCCTGCTGCCGCTGCCGGTCCTCACGCCCCTGATTCTCCTGGTCCATCTGGTGCTCTTGGTGCTCCTGGTGGCTTTCGTGACCCGGGCCTTCCTTCTCCTCCTGTTCCATGTGACCTGTCTGGTCCGTGTGGCCTGTCTGGTCCGTGTGACCTGTCTGTTCCGTGTGACCTGTCTGGTCCGTGTGGCCTGTCTGGTCCGTGTGGTCCTGGTCAGTGACGGCGGTCACCGGTCACCTCTCCTTCTGCAGTACGGACAGCGCGGCAATGAGTTCGGCCTGGGGTTCGGCGTGGACGTCGAGTCCGTCGAGGGGGGCGAGCCGGCGTTCTCGTTCGGCGTGCATGACCCGGTCGAGGTGTTCGGCGAGCAGCCGCCCGCCCCGGTCGCGCAGCCGCAGCGCCCCGTGGGCGCCGATCCGCTCGGCGAGCCCCTCGCCCGCGGAACGCGCCCTGCGCCCGCCCAGCAGCGCCGTGGCGACGAGGGCGGCGACCGACTCCGCGTCGAGCGTGACGCCCCGCGCCAGGGCACGTACCTCGTCCTCGGCGTACTCCTCCAGCTCGCGCCGCCACCGTCGTACGGCGAGGCCGATGCGGTGCTCGGCGCTCTCCGGGGAGGCGTCTTGGACCGTCAGCTCCGCGGCCTGTGAGCCCGGTTCACGACGCCAGGCCTCGTCGACGCGTTCGTCGGCGGCGGTGACCGCGCACAGCAGCAGCGTGGCGAGGCTCTCCACCAGGGCGTCGAGGAGTTCACCGGCGGTGCAGTCCAGTGGGAAGGCCCGCCAGCGTTTGAGCGCGTCGCCCGCGAGGACCGCGCCGTTCTGCAGACGACCCCGCACGCGCGTGTACTCGCTGTCGTACGCTGCCTCGGCGGCCGATGTGAGCCGCAGTGCGGCCGCGTACTGCGCGGCGGCGGCGCCGGCCAGTTCGGGCATCCGCGCCTTGAGGGAGTTCAGGACGCCGTGGGCGGTGCGGGCGAGGGCGTGGTTGCGGGCGGCCGGGTCCTGGGCGTGGTGGACGAGCCAGGCGCGCAGTTGCGCCACGGCGGTGGCCGGAAGAAGCCCACCGCCCCAGGCCGACTCGGGCAGTTCGGGCACCGTGAAGCGCGGCACCTCGCCCAGCCCGGCTTTGGTGAGCAGGGCGCCGTACTGCCGGGACACCTCGGAGACGACCTGGTGGGGCACCCGGTCGAGGACGGTCACGAGCATGACGTCGTACTCCTTGGCGGTGCGCAGCAGGTGCCAGGGCACGGCGTCGGCGTAGCGGGAGGCCGTCGTGACCATCACCCAGATGTCGGCGGCGCAGATCAGTTCGGCGGCGAGTACGCGGTTGTCGGCGACGAGCGAGTCGATGTCGGGCGCGTCGAGAAGGGCGAGACCGGGCGGGAGCGTGTCGGCGGTCTCGATCCGCAGCACGGGTCTGCCGTTCTCTCCGGTGAGCAGCAGATCGTCCGCCGACTCCCGATGGGGGGCCCACGCGCGGGCGAGTCCGGGCAGCACCCGCATGCCGCTGAACCAGTGATGGTCCTCCGGATGGCACACCAGCACCGGGGTCCGTGTCGTCGGCCGCAACACGCCCGCCTCGCTGACGCGCCGCCCCACCAGGGAGTTGACGAGGGTCGACTTGCCGGCGCCGGTGGAGCCGCCCACCACCGCCAGCAACGGCGCGTCGGGCTGGCGGAGCCGTGGCACCAGGTAGTCGTCGAGCTGGGCTAGCAGTTCGTCGCGGTTGGCACGCGCGCGCAGGGCCCCTGTCAGGGGCAGCGGGAAGCGTGCGGCGGCGACACGGTCGCGCAGGGCGGAGAGTGCGTCGAGCAGCTGAGGCCTTACGTCCAAGGTCACCACACGCGAAGAATGCCCAATTTTAGGGGATTTATGAAGCATATAGGCATGTCTGCGCGCCGATAGGACACAAGGGACGGAAGGCACGAGTGGGACAGAGGCGCAGCGCAGGCATAACGAGTGCACAACACCCGTGGCCAGGGACGCCAAAAGCGGTGCACGATTCGCACCTGCCTGCGATTATCAGGACCGCTTCACCGAACCTCCACATTGAGCCACGGAGGCGAAGCAACCGGGACAAGGAACCGGGAGCCCTATCCTTGTCCCCGGCAACGTCGCGGATCAGCCCACACCCGGGCAGCACGTACGAGGCCACCACATCGGCCCCCGTAGCTCAGTGGATAGAGCAGGCGCCTTCTAAGCGCTTGGCCGCAGGTTCGAGTCCTGCCGGGGGCGCAAGTCTCCGCCCTCCCTCCGGGAGGGCATTTTTGCTGCTCAGAGCACGCTTAACCCCTTGGCGAGATCATTCACGGAGGGTTTTCCGCTGCCCGCGAGGGCATTTTGAGAACTGCGGCGACCGTGGCCTGGACGCTCCCCGTCGCCGACCCATCGCCGCTCCCCCGCCCGTTCAGCGGCTGTGCGCGGCGAGTATCGCCGATCCGTCGCGCGGGACGACCCGCAGGTCTCCTGGTCCGCTCACGGCGCCACGGGCCCCCGCCGCCGCCCCTGTCTCCGGCACTGTTGTCGCCACCGTCGCCGGGTGCACGCCGTCGACGAGCAGGTCCGCCAGACGCAGGTCGGACAGACGCAGGTCGGTCAGGTGTGGGGCGGGGTGGGCGGGGGGCGCAAGTGGCCAGGCGAGTAGGGCCGGGGGTGCTTCGGGCGGCGAGACCTCGAGTCCGCGCAGCGGCAGGCGCAGGCCCACGCCGAGGGCCTTCAGCACGGCCTCTTTTCTGGTCCAGACGCGCAGGAAGGCGGGGTGGCGCTCGGCGGGGGGCAGGGCGTGCAGGGCGGCGAGCTCGGACCCGGACAGTGCGGTCCGTGCGGCGGCGTCTACGTCGAGGGGCACGTCGACGTCCTCGACGTCCAGGCCCACGGCCCCGTCCGGGGACACCGCCACGCCGACGAGGGCGCCGCTGTGGGTCACGGAGAAGTCGTACGGCGCGGGGTCGTCCGGCACGTCCAGCCGGACCTTTCCGTGCGGTCCGCCGCAGCGGGGACACACACGCCGCAACGGCACGTCCGCCGGGGGCAGGTCGAGCAGCTCGCCCAGGAGCAGACGGCTCAGGGCGCAGCCGACGAGGAAGCGGGCCCGGTCGGCCGGGGCGGCGGTCTCCTCGTGGCGGCCGCGCTCCACGGGATCGAGGAGCGTCAGCAGATCCGCGTGGGCGTCGCCGAGGCCCGCCCACGCCACCTGTACGGAGATCACGAACCCGCCGGTACGGAGATCACGGGCCCGGTGCCGGAAGGAAAGGAACGGGTCAGTGCACGGCGCGCAGCATGCGCGTGACGTTGATCCGGGTCGGCGAAAGGCCGAGTTCCACGCTCTGCATCATCCGCTCGCCGTTCAGCCGACCGTAGGCGAGGAGATCCACGTTGGCCAGGCTGAATTCGGGCCAGGTGTGAATGCTCAGATGCGATGCGGAAAGCAGCAGAATGGCGGTGACCGCACCGTTCGGGAAAACGTGCGACGCCTCACCGAGAACCGTGGCGTTACCCTTTTCGGCGGCCGTGCGCAGCACCTTGAGGAGGCGCTCCTCGTCGGTCAGGATGCTGTGGTCGCTCACCCATACGTCGACCGCATAAGAGCACAGATCGTCGACGTTTATACCCTCGGTGGCGAGGCTGGCGGAGTTGGTCATGGGGAACCGGGGGTGACGAACAGCCTCCCCCGTCTCCTTTCACATAGGCGCTCGGTGGCCCCCAGCGTAGCATCCGGGATGCCCTACGGCTCGCGCATGCCCTCTGTCAAGGGGGCCCAGGGACACTCGAGACATTCCGCCGGAAATCCTTCCGGACTGTTTCGGAAGCCCTTGCAGAAGCCGTTGCAGAAGCCGTCACGGAAGCTGTTTCGTATTCTTTCCGCGAACCGTCCGCCACCTTCCGGAATCGCCGCACAACCGCTGACGAAACACTTCGGAAAACATTTCTCCGCTT
It includes:
- a CDS encoding dynamin family protein, which translates into the protein MVTLDVRPQLLDALSALRDRVAAARFPLPLTGALRARANRDELLAQLDDYLVPRLRQPDAPLLAVVGGSTGAGKSTLVNSLVGRRVSEAGVLRPTTRTPVLVCHPEDHHWFSGMRVLPGLARAWAPHRESADDLLLTGENGRPVLRIETADTLPPGLALLDAPDIDSLVADNRVLAAELICAADIWVMVTTASRYADAVPWHLLRTAKEYDVMLVTVLDRVPHQVVSEVSRQYGALLTKAGLGEVPRFTVPELPESAWGGGLLPATAVAQLRAWLVHHAQDPAARNHALARTAHGVLNSLKARMPELAGAAAAQYAAALRLTSAAEAAYDSEYTRVRGRLQNGAVLAGDALKRWRAFPLDCTAGELLDALVESLATLLLCAVTAADERVDEAWRREPGSQAAELTVQDASPESAEHRIGLAVRRWRRELEEYAEDEVRALARGVTLDAESVAALVATALLGGRRARSAGEGLAERIGAHGALRLRDRGGRLLAEHLDRVMHAERERRLAPLDGLDVHAEPQAELIAALSVLQKER
- a CDS encoding S-adenosylmethionine decarboxylase family protein gives rise to the protein MTNSASLATEGINVDDLCSYAVDVWVSDHSILTDEERLLKVLRTAAEKGNATVLGEASHVFPNGAVTAILLLSASHLSIHTWPEFSLANVDLLAYGRLNGERMMQSVELGLSPTRINVTRMLRAVH
- a CDS encoding 4'-phosphopantetheinyl transferase family protein; this translates as MISVQVAWAGLGDAHADLLTLLDPVERGRHEETAAPADRARFLVGCALSRLLLGELLDLPPADVPLRRVCPRCGGPHGKVRLDVPDDPAPYDFSVTHSGALVGVAVSPDGAVGLDVEDVDVPLDVDAAARTALSGSELAALHALPPAERHPAFLRVWTRKEAVLKALGVGLRLPLRGLEVSPPEAPPALLAWPLAPPAHPAPHLTDLRLSDLRLADLLVDGVHPATVATTVPETGAAAGARGAVSGPGDLRVVPRDGSAILAAHSR